The proteins below are encoded in one region of Catenulispora sp. GP43:
- a CDS encoding MFS transporter yields the protein MTDTLTGSAPRRSLWRHRDFLLLWGGQSVSEIGSAITVLALPLAAVVLLDASTFQVGLLTAMSTLPFLLVALPAGAIVDRVAKHRLMMWCDLGRLLLMASVPLATLPGLHLTYLHLLVVALLAGVLTVFFDVAYQSYLPVLLERGALVDGNGKLGITQSFAQFAGPSLGGVLVGALGAARALIADAGSYGLSALSLLLIRTPEPPPHPSHRERRIRDDVREGLHFVVGHPILRKVVACTGTSNLFSSMLLAVEIPFMVRTLHLKPGGVGLVFTLAAVGGMVGGLVARPLADRFGSARIIWLAPLVLGIPAFLAPLATPGWGVLFYPAGLAFFGMMAVVYNVAQVSYRQAITPHELLGRMNASVRFIVWGTMPLGALLGGLVGTWAGLRPTLWIAVVGSYAAVAWVFFSPLRHMRDVTDPA from the coding sequence GTGACAGACACTCTGACCGGCTCCGCGCCCCGCCGTTCGTTGTGGCGGCACCGGGATTTCCTGCTCCTGTGGGGCGGGCAGTCGGTCAGCGAGATCGGCAGCGCGATCACCGTGCTGGCGCTGCCGCTGGCCGCCGTGGTGCTGCTGGACGCGAGCACCTTCCAGGTCGGCCTGCTCACCGCGATGAGCACGCTGCCGTTCCTGCTCGTCGCGCTGCCGGCCGGCGCGATCGTGGACCGCGTCGCCAAGCACCGGCTGATGATGTGGTGCGACCTGGGCCGGCTGCTGCTGATGGCCTCGGTGCCGCTGGCCACGCTGCCCGGCCTGCACCTGACCTACCTCCACCTGCTCGTGGTCGCGCTGCTGGCCGGGGTGCTGACGGTGTTCTTCGACGTCGCCTACCAGAGCTACCTGCCGGTGCTGCTGGAACGGGGCGCCCTGGTCGACGGCAACGGCAAGCTCGGGATCACGCAGTCCTTCGCGCAGTTCGCCGGGCCCTCGCTCGGCGGCGTGCTGGTCGGCGCGCTCGGCGCGGCGCGGGCGCTGATCGCCGACGCCGGCAGCTACGGCCTGTCGGCGCTGTCGCTGCTCCTGATCCGGACGCCCGAGCCGCCGCCGCATCCGAGCCACCGGGAACGGCGGATCCGGGACGACGTCAGGGAGGGCCTGCACTTCGTCGTCGGGCACCCGATCCTGCGCAAGGTCGTCGCCTGCACCGGCACCAGCAACCTGTTCAGCTCCATGCTGCTGGCCGTGGAGATCCCCTTCATGGTCCGGACGCTGCACCTCAAGCCCGGCGGCGTCGGCCTGGTGTTCACCCTGGCCGCGGTCGGCGGGATGGTCGGCGGCCTGGTGGCCAGGCCGCTGGCCGATCGGTTCGGCAGCGCGCGGATCATCTGGCTGGCCCCGCTGGTGCTCGGGATCCCGGCGTTCCTGGCACCGTTGGCGACCCCGGGCTGGGGCGTGCTGTTCTACCCCGCGGGCCTGGCCTTCTTCGGGATGATGGCGGTGGTCTACAACGTCGCGCAGGTCTCCTACCGGCAGGCGATCACCCCGCACGAGCTGCTCGGACGGATGAACGCCAGCGTGCGGTTCATCGTCTGGGGCACCATGCCGCTCGGCGCGCTGCTCGGTGGTCTGGTCGGCACGTGGGCGGGGCTGCGGCCCACGCTGTGGATCGCGGTGGTCGGCAGCTACGCGGCCGTGGCCTGGGTGTTCTTCTCGCCGCTGCGCCACATGCGTGATGTGACCGATCCCGCATGA
- a CDS encoding branched-chain amino acid aminotransferase has product MSSALFSPQAIELKPSATPKSVEEREALKAVGGFGQIFSDHMVTIRYTEGKGWHDAVLEPYGPVSLDPAASVLHYGQEIFEGLKAFRTADGQIVSFRPDANAARFNRSAARMAMPELPEDLFLAAIDALVSTDREWVPEGEGRSLYLRPFMFATQVGLGVNSPSKEYLFMLIAGPAGSYFAGGVKPVTVWLSEDYVRAVKGGTGEAKCGGNYAASFLAQAQAVEQGCDQVVWLDGLEHKYVEEMGSNNLYFVYGSGADARLMTPALTGSLLPGITRDSLLTVAADLGIPAEEGTISVEQWRDGVASGEITEVFGCGTAAVVTPLGRVKGRDGEFAIGDGEPGPVTLRIREALLDIQTGKAPDLHHWLRKIA; this is encoded by the coding sequence ATGTCATCTGCATTGTTTTCACCACAGGCCATTGAACTGAAGCCGAGCGCCACCCCCAAGTCCGTCGAGGAGCGCGAGGCGCTGAAGGCGGTCGGCGGGTTCGGCCAGATCTTCTCCGACCATATGGTCACGATCCGCTACACCGAGGGCAAAGGCTGGCACGACGCCGTCCTGGAGCCCTACGGCCCGGTGAGCCTGGACCCGGCGGCCTCGGTGCTGCACTACGGCCAGGAGATCTTCGAGGGCCTCAAGGCCTTCCGGACCGCCGACGGCCAGATCGTCTCCTTCCGCCCCGACGCCAACGCCGCGCGTTTCAACCGCAGCGCCGCCCGGATGGCGATGCCGGAGCTGCCCGAGGACCTGTTCCTGGCCGCGATCGACGCGCTGGTCAGCACCGACCGCGAGTGGGTGCCCGAGGGCGAGGGCCGCAGCCTGTACCTGCGGCCGTTCATGTTCGCCACGCAGGTCGGCCTCGGCGTGAACTCGCCGAGCAAGGAGTACCTGTTCATGCTCATCGCCGGCCCGGCCGGCTCGTACTTCGCCGGCGGCGTCAAGCCGGTGACGGTGTGGCTGTCCGAGGACTACGTGCGCGCCGTCAAGGGCGGCACCGGCGAGGCCAAGTGCGGCGGCAACTACGCGGCCAGCTTCCTGGCCCAGGCCCAGGCCGTGGAGCAGGGCTGCGACCAGGTGGTGTGGCTGGACGGCCTGGAGCACAAGTACGTCGAGGAGATGGGCAGCAACAACCTCTACTTCGTCTACGGCTCCGGCGCCGACGCCCGGCTGATGACCCCGGCGCTGACCGGCTCGCTGCTGCCCGGCATCACCCGCGACTCACTGCTCACGGTGGCCGCCGACCTCGGCATCCCGGCCGAGGAGGGAACGATCTCGGTCGAGCAGTGGCGCGACGGCGTGGCGTCGGGGGAGATCACCGAGGTGTTCGGCTGCGGCACCGCGGCCGTGGTGACCCCGCTGGGCCGGGTCAAGGGCAGGGACGGCGAGTTCGCCATCGGCGACGGCGAGCCGGGCCCGGTGACCCTGCGGATCCGCGAGGCGCTGCTGGACATCCAGACCGGCAAGGCCCCCGACCTGCACCACTGGCTGCGCAAGATCGCCTGA
- a CDS encoding 3-isopropylmalate dehydrogenase yields MTAPSSIRLAVIPGDGIGVEVTAEALKVLQAALPQDVKVEGTEYDLGARRYHATGETLPDEVLDELKGYDAILLGAIGDPSVPSGVLERGLLLKLRFAFDHHVNLRPSRLFPGVPGPLKEPGAVDFVVVREGTEGPYTGNGGTIRKGTVHEVATEVSLNTAYGVERVVRDAFARAQARPRKKLTLVHKTNVLVFAGSLWSRVFTEVAAEFPEVATDYLHVDAATIFLATQPERFDVIVTDNLFGDIITDLAAAVTGGIGLAASGNLDVTGTFPSMFEPVHGSAPDIAGQGKADPTAAVLSAALLLDHLGRTKDSSVLTESARKIEAAVEADLAERAANTTPRTTSEIGDALAARAAGL; encoded by the coding sequence ATGACAGCACCCTCTTCCATCCGGCTGGCCGTGATCCCCGGCGACGGCATCGGCGTCGAGGTCACCGCCGAGGCCCTGAAGGTCCTGCAGGCCGCGCTGCCGCAGGACGTGAAGGTGGAGGGCACCGAGTACGACCTCGGGGCCCGCCGCTACCACGCCACCGGCGAGACGCTTCCGGACGAGGTGCTCGACGAGCTCAAGGGCTACGACGCGATCCTGCTCGGCGCCATCGGCGACCCGAGCGTGCCCTCCGGGGTGCTGGAGCGCGGGCTGCTGCTCAAGCTGCGCTTCGCCTTCGACCACCACGTCAACCTGCGCCCCTCGCGCCTGTTCCCGGGCGTACCCGGTCCGCTCAAGGAGCCCGGCGCGGTCGACTTCGTCGTGGTCCGGGAGGGCACCGAGGGCCCGTACACCGGCAACGGCGGGACCATCCGCAAGGGCACCGTGCACGAGGTGGCCACCGAAGTCAGCCTCAACACCGCCTACGGTGTCGAGCGCGTGGTCCGCGACGCCTTCGCCCGGGCCCAGGCCCGGCCGCGCAAGAAGCTGACGCTGGTCCACAAGACCAACGTGCTGGTCTTCGCCGGCTCCCTGTGGAGCCGGGTCTTCACCGAGGTCGCCGCGGAGTTCCCCGAGGTGGCCACCGACTACCTGCACGTCGACGCCGCGACCATCTTCCTGGCCACGCAGCCGGAGCGGTTCGACGTGATCGTCACCGACAACCTGTTCGGCGACATCATCACCGACCTCGCCGCCGCGGTGACCGGCGGCATCGGGCTGGCGGCGTCCGGGAACCTGGACGTCACCGGCACCTTCCCGTCGATGTTCGAGCCCGTACACGGGTCGGCGCCGGACATCGCCGGGCAGGGCAAGGCGGACCCGACCGCCGCGGTCCTGTCCGCCGCCCTGCTCCTGGACCACCTCGGACGGACCAAGGACTCCTCGGTCCTGACCGAGTCCGCGCGCAAGATCGAGGCGGCCGTCGAGGCCGACCTCGCCGAGCGCGCCGCGAACACCACGCCGCGGACGACCTCCGAGATCGGCGACGCGCTGGCGGCCAGGGCCGCCGGGTTGTAA
- a CDS encoding class I SAM-dependent methyltransferase, whose protein sequence is MSQAPAHTPATGAHQPEHRRERYGDRLFRPERTTTELPRLSALAAMYDDHTHRCLRALGVSPGWRCLDVGAGPGHLARWLAVVVAPEGTVTALDRSTRMLESYANPTNLEPLEADALEAEPGQYDLVHCRIMLMHTRRRADLLARLATWVRPGGWLMVGDDVDFTTHSSPHAPLRQTFAAMRRMLNTTIGTDFHFARDYPGRLRDLRLTDIGVDAATPPLRAGSAANEFWLRTWDQLWPRMELDEAVYREARRLLQDPAVVDLSLTHITAWGRRPG, encoded by the coding sequence ATGAGCCAGGCTCCCGCGCACACCCCCGCCACCGGCGCGCACCAGCCCGAACACCGCCGCGAACGCTACGGCGACCGCCTCTTCCGCCCCGAGCGCACCACCACCGAGCTCCCCCGCCTGTCGGCCCTCGCGGCCATGTACGACGACCACACCCACCGCTGCCTCAGAGCCCTCGGCGTATCCCCCGGATGGAGGTGCCTGGACGTCGGCGCCGGCCCCGGCCACCTGGCCCGCTGGCTGGCCGTCGTGGTGGCGCCCGAGGGCACGGTGACGGCGCTGGACCGCAGCACCCGGATGCTGGAGAGCTACGCGAACCCCACGAACCTCGAACCCCTCGAAGCCGACGCCCTGGAGGCGGAGCCCGGCCAGTACGACCTCGTGCACTGCCGCATCATGCTGATGCACACCCGCCGCCGCGCGGACCTGCTGGCCCGCCTGGCCACCTGGGTCCGCCCCGGCGGCTGGCTGATGGTCGGCGACGACGTGGACTTCACCACCCACTCCTCCCCGCACGCACCGCTCCGCCAGACCTTCGCCGCGATGCGCCGCATGCTGAACACCACCATCGGCACCGACTTCCACTTCGCCCGCGACTACCCCGGCCGCCTGCGCGACCTGCGCCTCACGGACATCGGCGTGGACGCCGCCACCCCGCCACTGCGCGCCGGCAGCGCCGCGAACGAGTTCTGGCTGCGGACCTGGGACCAGCTGTGGCCGCGGATGGAGCTGGACGAGGCGGTGTACCGGGAGGCGCGGCGGCTGTTGCAGGACCCCGCGGTGGTGGATCTGTCGCTGACGCACATCACAGCTTGGGGGCGGCGGCCGGGGTAG